Proteins encoded together in one Penicillium digitatum chromosome 1, complete sequence window:
- a CDS encoding 40S ribosomal protein uS17 — protein MATELTVQSERAFQKQPHIFLNTKASSKKTAQGRRWYKDVGLGFRTPKTAIEGTYIDKKCPFTSQVSIRGRVLVGKVVSTKMHRTLVIRREYLHYVPKYNRYERRHKNLSAHVSPAFRVEEGDLVTVGQCRPLSKTVRFNVLKVHAKTSRAVKSFSKF, from the exons ATGGCCACCGAGTTGACCGTCCAGTCGGAGCGCGCTTTCCAGAAGCAGCCTCACATCTTCCTTAACACCAAGGCTTCGTCCAAGAAGACTGCTCAGGGCCGCCGCTGGTACAAGGATGTCGGTCTCGGTTTCCGTACCCCCAAGACCGCCATTGAGGGAACCTACATCG ACAAGAAGTGCCCCTTCACTTCCCAGGTCTCCATTCGCGGCCGTGTCCTCGTCGGCAAAGTCG TCTCCACCAAGATGCACCGTACCCTCGTCATCCGTCGCGAATACCTGCACTACGTCCCCAAGTACAACCGTTACGAGCGTCGCCACAAGAACCTGTCTGCCCACGTCTCCCCCGCTTTCCGTGTTGAGGAGGGTGACCTTGTTACCGTTGGCCAGTGCCGTCCTCTCAGCAAGACT GTTCGCTTCAACGTGCTGAAGGTTCACGCCAAGACCTCGCGCGCTGTCAAGTCTTTCTCCAAGTTCTAG
- a CDS encoding Epsin-like, N-terminal, with the protein MTGGFEKSVKGATKLKLAAPKSKYIENILVATHTGEAGVAEVFRTLQIRLRDSAWTIVFKALIVLHLMIREGQLDAALGYLSDNPKKIAPSNFSEAQSQGHNIRRYAEYLITRAKAFEACKTDHVRSGPGRLKRLGVEKGLLRETEIVQKQIRALLRCDLLTDEPENEISLTAFRLLTLDLLTLYSVMNEGTINVLEHYFEMSRPDSIRALAIYKTFTKQTEEVVQFLGVARHFQSATRLEIPKLKHASTDLARLLEDDLNDPDFDLRRREYLAKKGVRVPPSMKASATADVSKPMPNTPASNPLRQAEQPKPPPVDLIDFFESIEQNQQPMAQHTALQYQQTGFQQPPPQALYPQQTGFQQQPQAIQQQPSVTGYGQLTQYGAPYQAQGPNNPFGQPPQQQPPLQPLQAMPTGAGFGGYSPQPQSYGFQSQLAPIPQEAIAAFPEQQQQQQAPQPLQPQHTNPFRQSSMLSTPTGAQPPAAPLSRQNTNPFARRLSAANTQYNPHESFQPVQPPPVPLSQPPQAQPIQPQRTGTNPFARASPAPQQGLQPPAAAPLRPNPTGSTNPFRQSQFINQQTGQGWQNSGQSGTMGGLEQLDTVQVFPRPGMT; encoded by the exons ATGACTGGAGGATTTGAGAAGTCAGTAAAAGGGGCCACAAAGCTCAAG CTTGCGGCCCCTAAATCCAAATACATTGAGAATATCCTTGTGGCAACTCATACCGGCGAGGCAGGAGTCGCAGAGGTGTTCCGAACCCTCCAAATACGACTCCGAGACTCAGCATGGACCATTGTTTTCAAGGCGCTTATCGTCCTCCATCTCATGATCCGAGAGGGCCAACTGGATGCTGCGCTGGGATACTTGTCCGACAATCCAAAGAAGATTGCGCCCAGCAATTTCTCGGAAG CACAATCGCAGGGACACAACATCCGACGATATGCTGAATACCTAATCACGCGTGCCAAGGCGTTCGAAGCCTGCAAGACGGATCATGTACGCAGTGGGCCGGGGCGGTTAAAGAGGTTAGGTGTGGAGAAAGGCCTATTGAGGGAGACAGAAATTGTACAGAAACAAATTCGGGCCTTACTGCGGTGTGAT CTATTGACCGATGAGCCCGAGAATGAGATCAGTCTAACCGCATTCCGTCTCCTCACACTTGATCTTCTGACCCTATATTCGGTCATGAATGAGGGCACAATTAATGTTTTGG AACACTATTTTGAGATGTCGCGACCGGATAGTATACGTGCCCTGGCAATCTACAAGACGTTCACAAAACAAACGGAAGAAGTGGTCCAGTTCCTGGGAGTGGCAAGACATTTCCAATCTGCTACCCGCCTGGAAATCCCGAAGCTCAAGCATGCCTCCACAGACCTGGCGCGCCTTCTCGAGGATGATCTCAACGATCCTGACTTCGATCTTCGCCGACGCGAGTacttggccaagaaaggTGTACGCGTTCCACCGAGTATGAAAGCCAGTGCGACTGCAGATGTGTCAAAGCCAATGCCGAATACGCCGGCGTCAAACCCACTTAGGCAGGCCGAACAACCGAAGCCACCACCTGTAGATCTGATCGACTTTTTTGAGTCGATTGAGCAGAACCAGCAGCCAATGGCGCAACATACTGCATTGCAGTACCAACAAACAGGGTTCCAACAGCCGCCGCCGCAAGCACTCTATCCCCAGCAGACTGGTTTCCAACAGCAGCCTCAGGCGATTCAACAGCAGCCCTCGGTAACTGGATATGGCCAGCTGACCCAATATGGAGCGCCTTATCAAGCACAAGGCCCAAACAATCCATTTGGACAGCCGCCGCAGCAACAGCCGCCGCTACAGCCACTTCAAGCTATGCCAACTGGCGCTGGGTTTGGAGGGTACTCCCCCCAGCCGCAGTCGTATGGCTTTCAGTCACAATTGGCTCCTATTCCACAGGAAGCAATTGCCGCTTTCCCTgaacagcagcagcagcaacaagcACCTCAACCCTTGCAGCCCCAGCACACCAATCCGTTCCGCCAGTCATCGATGCTCAGCACTCCTACGGGCGCTCAGCCACCCGCCGCTCCTCTATCGCGACAGAATACGAACCCATTTGCGAGACGACTCTCCGCAGCAAACACGCAATATAACCCACATGAGTCATTTCAGCCTGTGCAACCCCCGCCAGTGCCCCTTTCTCAGCCACCACAAGCGCAGCCGATTCAGCCTCAGCGGACGGGAACCAATCCTTTTGCACGGGCTTCTCCTGCTCCGCAGCAAGGTCTACAACCCCCAGCAGCTGCCCCCTTGCGGCCTAACCCAACTGGCAGCACCAACCCTTTCCGACAAAGCCAGTTTATTAATCAGCAGACCGGACAAGGTTGGCAAAACAGCGGGCAGAGTGGTACAATGGGTGGATTAGAACAGCTGGACACAGTGCAGGTCTTCCCGCGTCCCGGCATGACCTAA
- a CDS encoding Actin-binding FH2 encodes MNAKDILSSCEQTLPVLSRSSAAAWAADLIHSPCAAPIHFDSNPVQTVTSTQTPPPPPPPIAPSRKTTTRVRKSRKNNNVSVGKSTLFWVNSDQQTAAAGTTDETLKRIRSHVMSEHNRKKRMESTEQYNKSKWKHLPYQTPTTNPGALVPAEPVRSRASLSADLSASSSSDQISDEQELEQVDELVTSISVGYPATQAASWEDSSSGGTMAHPAGPSAWSYVGQGANDPFSTGHTQLTDRMMRHLRVFLWDLTQEAHPLQTRYKPKLQAHWASLIQRDPAILHATICMASSNDAMRAGELPIRDPKQKRSQLVIDTFHHRGETIRLVNEGLSDPAKASSDVLIAAVSTLLTIEIASGNPDYLKIHLAGLRQMIALRKNFDDVPSDVRFQISWTDIRVACMAHAKPIFPFVRYTRPARFSLIPPNDDVALLSTRLFPLLKVPGIFGEAMQQIVYDLLELSWYAEWIKGNTGYKEFNEETEDYFNTEVLHVEYRLHTDRYTATGQVKGDNSIEGCTRLALLLFHNSAIWNFYPMVGQLLPKPIQALRTALEATIPSGLFALCRDLLLWQLFMGAACSLTLPSERAFFVSELANAARLQGIYSWQEARTILLGFFYVDRIHLPMLRQVWDECHLQVEEPAV; translated from the exons ATGAACGCGAAGGACATCTTATCGAGTTGCGAGCAGACCTTGCCCGTGCTGTCTCGGTCATCGGCTGCGGCTTGGGCGGCCGATCTGATCCACTCCCCCTGTGCAGCGCCCATCCACTTCGATTCCAACCCCGTACAGACCGTGACCTCAACACAAACTCCTccacctccccctccacccATAGCTCCCAGTCGAAAAACAACTACTAGGGTACGCAAATCCCGCAAAAACAACAATGTATCGGTGGGCAAATCGACGTTATTCTGGGTCAACAGTGATCAGCAAACTGCAGCGGCAGGCACTACGGACGAGACCCTGAAGCGGATTCGGTCCCATGTTATGTCCGAGCATAATCGTAAGAAGCGGATGGAGAGTACGGAACAGTATAATAAGAGCAAATGGAAGCACCTACCTTATCAAACCCCGACAACGAACCCGGGAGCACTCGTGCCCGCTGAGCCTGTCCGTTCGCGTGCTAGCTTGTCCGCCGACTTATCCGCTAGCTCGTCCAGTGATCAAATCTCAGATGAACAAGAGCTAGAGCAGGTCGACGAGCTTGTTACATCAATATCTGTGGGATACCCTGCTACGCAAGCTGCATCATGGGAGGACTCTAGCTCTGGTGGGACGATGGCCCACCCCGCTGGACCATCTGCATGGTCTTACGTGGGACAAGGGGCCAATGATCCTTTTTCTACTGGGCATACGCAACTGACAGATAGAATGATGCGACATCTCCGAGTCT TCCTCTGGGATCTGACACAAGAAGCGCATCCATTGCAAACGCGATATAAGCCCAAGCTGCAGGCCCATTGGGCATCCTTGATCCAGCGCGATCCAGCCATTCTCCATGCCACAATCTGTATGGCGTCTTCCAATGACGCTATGCGTGCAGGCGAGCTACCCATCCGAGATCCGAAGCAAAAGCGGAGCCAGTTGGTGATCGACACGTTCCACCACCGTGGCGAGACTATTCGACTTGTCAACGAGGGCCTGTCAGACCCAGCCAAGGCTTCCAGTGATGTTTTGATTGCGGCAGTTTCCACCTTGTTGACAATTGAA ATCGCGTCGGGAAATCCTGACTATCTCAAAATCCACCTAGCAGGTTTGCGACAGATGATCGCATTGCGAAAGAATTTTGACGATGTTCCTTCAGACGTACGATTCCAGATCTCATG GACTGATATCCGAGTGGCTTGCATGGCCCACGCCAAACCTATATTCCCCTTTGTTCGCTACACCCGCCCAGCGCGGTTCTCTCTTATCCCACCCAATGACGACGTGGCATTACTTTCCACCCgcctcttccctctcctcaaAGTACCCGGTATCTTCGGCGAAGCTATGCAGCAAATCGTATATGATCTCCTCGAACTATCCTGGTATGCAGAATGGATCAAGGGCAACACCGGGTACAAAGAGTTCAACGAGGAGACCGAGGACTACTTCAATACAGAAGTGCTACATGTGGAATACCGACTGCACACAGACCGATATACAGCAACAGGCCAGGTAAAGGGCGACAACTCCATTGAGGGCTGCACCCGTCTCGCTTTACTGCTCTTCCACAACAGCGCCATCTGGAACTTCTATCCCATGGTCGGCCAGTTGCTACCCAAGCCGATCCAGGCACTGCGCACCGCCCTCGAGGCGACTATCCCCTCGGGCTTATTCGCGCTCTGTCGCGACCTGCTCCTCTGGCAGCTTTTCATGGGCGCGGCGTGCAGTCTAACCCTGCCGTCCGAGCGGGCCTTCTTTGTATCTGAACTCGCCAATGCTGCGCGGCTGCAGGGAATCTACTCGTGGCAGGAGGCCCGTACCATCTTGTTAGGCTTTTTCTATGTCGATCGTATTCACCTGCCCATGCTCCGTCAGGTCTGGGATGAGTGTCATTTGCAGGTAGAAGAACCGGCTGTATGA
- a CDS encoding GPR/FUN34 family protein: MSGIEGINHTDHAELEKDVGPSPPSPQNGLGNSGAAMQPQMSAEEHQVARAAARFGYGPLAHVNATEASLPPFGGEFQPGLYKSVEGRKFANPAPLGLCAFALTTFVLSAVNMGTLDIASPNIVVGLAFGYGGLVQLLSGMWEMAVGNTFGATALSSYGGFWIAFAIVLTPGGFEIGKALGETSSDPSKFYDSMGLFLMGWFIFTTIMLFCTLKSTVAFFTLFFTLDLTFLLLGVSYLQRGPDGHPNVNVQKAGGFFGFLAAFSAWYNALAGIADTSNSFFIIPVAHFPWSPTGRVRRGKTERELA; this comes from the exons ATGtctggaattgaaggaatCAACCACACCGACCACGCGGAGCTGGAGAAGGACGTGGGTCCCTCTCCTCCCTCTCCTCAGAACGGTCTGGGCAACAGCGGCGCTGCCATGCAGCCTCAAATGTCGGCGGAAGAGCACCAGGTCGCTCGCGCAGCCGCGCGCTTCGGCTACGGACCTCTCGCCCACGTCAACGCCACCGAAGCATCCCTGCCTCCCTTCGGGGGTGAGTTCCAGCCCGGTCTGTACAAGTCCGTCGAGGGCCGCAAGTTCGCCAATCCCGCTCCGCTCGGCCTGTGCGCTTTCGCCCTCACTACTTTCGTCCTCAGCGCTGTCAACATGGGGACCCTGGATATCGCCAGCCCCAACATCGTGGTCGGTCTTGCCTTCGGTTACGGCGGTCTTGTCCAGCTGCTTTCGGGCATGTG GGAAATGGCCGTCGGCAATACGTTCGGTGCGACTGCTCTCTCCTCCTACGGTGGGTTCTGGATCGCTTTCGCTATCGTCTTGACCCCTGGTGGGTTCGAGATCGGTAAGGCCCTCGGTGAGACAAGCAGCGATCCTTCCAAGTTCTATGACTCCATGGGTCTTTTCCTGATG GGCTGGTTCATCTTCACCACCATCATGTTGTTCTGCACCCTCAAGTCCACCGTCGCCTTCTTCACGCTGTTCTTCACCCTGGACCTGACCTTCCTCCTGCTCGGTGTCTCCTACCTGCAGCGCGGTCCTGACGGTCACCCCAATGTCAACGTCCAAAAGGCCGGTGGCTTCTTTGGTTTCCTGGCTGCTTTCTCCGCCTGGTACAATGCCCTCGCTGGTATCGCCGATACTAGCAAcagcttcttcatcatccccGTCGCTCACTTCCCCTGGTCTCCCACTGGCCGTGTTCGCCGTGGTAAGACTGAACGTGAGCTCGCATAA